A region of the Massilia sp. erpn genome:
GAAAGACCGCGACGCGCTGGTGATCGAACTGGAAGGCCGTTTCAACGACCTGATGGGGCAGGCCAATACGGCCGACGGCAACGGCAATTTCCTGTTTTCCGGCTACCGCCTGAACACCCAGCCTTTCACCCAGACGCCGGGCGGCGCCGTGTACAGCGGCGACCAGGGCTTGCGCGAGCTGCAAGCCGGGTCGGGCCGCCAGCTCAGCATCAGCGCCGCGGGTTCCGAGGTGTTCGAGGGGGCGCTGACGGGCAACGGCACCTTCGAGACCAAGGCCGATCCGGCCAACAAGGGGCGCGGCGGCAGCGGCGTGATCTCGCCCGGCTCGGTCACCGACATCAGCAAGCTGACCGGCCACCAGTACACGCTGACCTTCAGCGTGGTGCCGGCCACGCCCGGCGTGCCGGCCCAGACCAGCTATACCGTGCTGGACGCCACCACTGGCGTGCCGGTGACGCCGGCGCCGGTGCCCTACAAGAGCGGGGAAGCGATCAATTTCGATGGCATCCAGTTCGACGTCAAGGGCGATGTGGCGGACCAGGATGTGTTCACGGTGGCGCCCAGCAAGCAGCAATCGCTGTTTACCACCGTACGCGACCTGATCACGGCAATGAAGACGGCCGGTGACGGCCCGTATGCGCGCGCCGACCTGACCAATAAGCTCAATAACGCCAACCAGAATATCGACAATGCGCTCGACAATGTGCTGTCGGTGCGCGCCAAGATGGGCGCCGGAATGAAGGAACTCGATTACCTGGACGATGCGGGTGACGGTGTCGACATTCAGTACCAGACCACGCTGTCGCAGCTGATCGAAATCGATCCGGTGGTGGCGATCTCGATGTTCACCCAGCAGCAGATGACGCTGGAAGCGGCGCAGAAATCGTACAAGAACATTTCCGGCCTCTCGCTCTTCAACTACATCTGAGCGAGGCGCCAGCAAGCAAAAACGGGAACCGCGGTTCCCGTTTTTTTTTGTTCAACCGGGCATATCCGGCGAGCTCTGCCGCGATTGAATACTGCCGAGCCCGTGTCCTTTTGGGGTCTGACCCCAATGGGACACGGACTCGGCAGTGGGCGGCTTATTTCGCGGCCAGCAGCGGTGCTTGGGGGTGGGCGCGGCGCTGCCAGTCGTCGCTGCCGCCGTTGCCGCCGAGGGCGGCGCCGTGGGCCAGCCCGCCCGCTGGCGCCTGGCGCGCGGTCTGGCTGAGGGTGTCGGCGGCGGGCAGGCCGGCAGCCGGCAGGGTGCTGGCGCCAAAATGCTGCAGCTGGCGCGTCAGGGCGGCCACGCTGGCGCTCAGGCTGGCGCCATCGGTTGCGCTCAGCGATTGGGCGGCCATCGGCGTCAGTGTGGGTAGGCCGGGCTGGGTGGCGTTGTTGCCGTACTGGTAGCCGGACAGGGCGTCGGTGAGGGCGCCGACCTTGCCGCTCAGGCTGGCCGGATCGCTGTTGCGCGCGGTCAGGAACCAGACGTCCGCCACTTGCCCCTGGCTGCCGTCGCTGCGCTCGTAACTGCCGCGCAGGCCGATCCAGTTGCCCTGCTCAAGTTCGCTGGTGGCGCGGGCGCCGGTGCCGAGGCGGGCGATGCCCAGCGCGGCCAAGCCTTGCAGTTCGCCGGCCTGGCTGACGCCGTCGGCATTGTTGTCCTGCCAGACGCGCAACTGGCTGTAGGCGGCGTCCTGGCTGTCGATGACGCCGTCGGCATTGCTGTCGAGTTCGGCGAGCGCGGCGAAGCCGTGAGCGGCTTTGCCGCCGGCTGTGCGTGTGGCCGTGCCGAACAGTTCGCTGCCATCGTCGATCTGGCCATTGCCGTTGCGGTCCAGGGCCAGCAAGCCATCGCCTTGGCCGACCCAGCCGGTGTGCTGCAGGCGGCCGTCGGCGTCGAGGTCGAAGCGCACGCCCTGGTCGAGCGAGAGGGTGCGGATGCCGTTGCCGTCGAGGTCGAGCACGAGCGGGCTTTCCAGGCCGGCCGCGTCACGCTGCTCGGGCTGCATGGCGGCCAGCTGGTCGGTGGTCAGGGCCGCGGCCTGGGCAGCGGTGAAGGCCTGGAATTCGCTGACCGTCATGGCGGCCAGCTGGGCCGCGGTCAGGGCGCGGATCTGGCCGGCTTTCAGCGCGCGCACCTGGTTGGTGGTCAGGGCGCTGATCTGCACCGTGCTCAGGGCCGCGATCTGGCCGGTGCCGAGCGCGGCGAACTGGCCGGTGCTGAGCGCCTGCACTTCATTGATGTCGAGCGCCTGCACCTGGTCGGAATTGAGGGCGCCCAAGGCCTTGGTGGCCATGGCGGCGATCAGGGTGGTGCCGAGCGAGGCCAGTTGCAAGGTGGTCAGGCCGGCTGCGCCCTGGGCGCCCAGGGCGGCGAACTGGTTGCTGCGCATGGCGCTCACCAGTTCGACCGTCAGGGCGCCGATCTGGGCCGAGCCGAGCGCGCCGATCTGCACCGTGTTCAGGCTGTTGAGCGTGCCGAGCGCGGTGAGCTGGTCGGCGCTCAGCGCACGGATCTGGGCCGTGCTCAGCGCCTGCAGGGCGCGCGTGGTCAGCGAGGCCATCTGGTCGGTGGTCAGGCCGGCGATCTGGGCCGATTTCAGGGCCGTCAATTGCAGGCTGCTCAGGGCGGCCAGATCGGGCAGCTCGATGGCGGCGATCTGGGCGCTGCCAAGCGCACCCAGGGCGGCCACGCTCAGCGAGCGCATCTGGCTGGTGCTGAGGGCGGCAATCTGCTCCGTGCTGAGGCTGCCGATCTGGCGCGTGCTGAGGGCGGCGATCTGCGCCGTTTTCAGCGTGGCGATCTTGTCGGCGTTGAGCGAAGGCAGTTGCAGCGAGGTGAGCGCGGCAAATTGCTGGGTGCCGAGCGCGGCCAGCGTGCTCAGCGCGGCCAGCTGGGCCGTGCTCAGGCTGGCGACCTGGCCGGTGTTCAGGGCGGCGATGTCGCGCGTGCTCAGCGCGCCCAGCTGGTCGAGGCTGAGGGCGACGAACTGGGCCGTGCGCAGCGCGGCGATCTGGTCCGTGCCCAGGGCGGCGATATCGTCGAGCGCGATGGCGGCCACCTGGGCCGTGCTGAGGCCGGCCAAGGCGGCCGGATCGAGGGCGCGCACCTGGGCCGTGGTCAGGGCCACGATCTGGTCCGTGGTCAGCCAGCTCAGCTGGCGGCTGCTCAGCGCATCGATCTGGCGCGTGCTCAAGGTCGACAGATGGGCTTCATCGAGGCTGGCCAGCTGGCTGCTGGAGAGGGCGGCCACCTGGGTGCTGCCAAAGCCACCCAGGCCGGGCAGGCTGGCCAGTTGGGCATTGCTGAGGGCGCGCACCTGGGCGCTGGTCAGCGCGCCGAGTTCGGCCGTGGTCAGCACTTGCAACTGGTCGCTGTTGAGGGCGGCGATCTGCTCGGTTTTCAGCGCGGCGAACTGGTCGCTGCGCAGCGCGGCCAGGTCATCGCCCTGGAGCGCGGCGATCTGGTCGGTGCTGAGCGCGCGCAGCGCGGCCGTGTGGAAGGCGCGCCATTGCGCCGTGCTGAGGTCGGCCAACTGGCTGCTCGACAGGGCCGGCATCTGGCGGCTGGTCAGGGCCGCGATCTGGCTGGTTTTGAGCAGGGCCAGTTGGGTCGCGTCGAGGCCGGCGATGCGCGCCGTCGGCAGGGCCGCGATCTGGTCGCTGGTGAAGGCGGTCAGGGCGCCGAGCTGGGCAAACTGCTCGGGCGTGAGCGCCGCCAGCTGGGCCGTGCTGAGGGCCGCCACCTGGGCGTCGGTCAGGGCGATGATCTGGTCGGACGTCAGCGCCGTCAGCTGGTCGGAATACAGGGCGCGGATCTGTTCGCTGCGCAGGGCAGCGATATCGTCCAGTTCGATGGCGGCCACCTGGCTCACGTCGAGGGCGCGGATGGCGCGCGTGCTGAGCGCGCGCACCTGGGCCGTGGTCAGCGCGCGCAGCTGGTCGACCGTGATGGCCTGGATTTGCGGAATGCGGAGCACGCCGATGGCGGCCGTGTTGATGACGGCGATCTGGTCGGTGTTCAAGGCGCCGAGCTGGGCGGCCGAGAACGCCGCCACCTGGGTCGAGCGCAGGGCCGCGATATCGGCCAGTTCGATGCCGGCCACCTGGGCCGGGGTCAGGGCCGCGATGGCGCGGCTCGACAGGCTGGCGAACTGGCGCGTTTCGAGCGCCAGGATCTGGTCCGGCGTCAGCGCCTGCACCTGGCTGTCGCTGAGGGCGGCCAGTTGGACGCTCGAGAGCGTGGCGATCTTGTCCAGCGGCAGGGCCGTGAGCTGGGCGTCGCTCAGGCTGCGGATCTGGGCCGTGGTCAAGCCGCGGCTGTTCAGGGCCGCGATCTGGGCCGGGGTCAGCGCGCTGATCTGGAGGGTGCGCAATGCGGCCACATCGCCACTGCTGAGCACGCCCAACTGGTCCATATTCAAGGCTTGCAGCTGGTCCGAGCCGAGCGCGGCCAGTTGCGAGGTTTTCAGGGCGGCGATGTCTTCCAGTTCGATCAGCGGGATCTGGGCGGCACTCAGGCCGTTCAGGGCCGCCGTCGAGAGCGAGGCGAATTGCGCCGTGCTCAGTACCTGCAGCTGGCCGGCGCTGAAGACCGAGAGTTGGGCCGAGTTGAAGGCGGCCACCTGGCGCGTGCTCAGGCTGGCCAGGTCGTCCACGCTCATGACGAGGATGCGGTCGGTCGACATGGCGGCGATCTGGGCCGTGCTGTAGTCGCGCAATTCGCCCAGGGCCGCCAATTGGTCGGCGGACAGCGCGGCCAATTGGGCTGGCGAGAGCACGGCGATGGCCTGGCTGCTCAGCGCATGCAACTGGCTGGTCGACAGCGCGGCCAGCTGGGCCGGGGCCAGCGCCGCGATCTGGGTGGTGAGCAGGGCATGCAGGTCTTCCGCTTCCAGCGCCTGTAACTGGCTGGCGTCCAGATTGCCCAGGGCGCGCAAGTTCAGCGCGCGGATCTGGGCGGTGGAGAAGGCGGCGATCTGGCCCACGGTCAGGTGGGCCGCCTGGTAGCTGTTCAGGGCCGCCACCTGGCTGGTCTTGAGCGCGGCGAAATCGGCCATGTTCAGATTGCTCAGCTGCTCGGTATTCAGGGCGGCCATCTGGGCCGTGGTCAGGCTGAGCAGGCTGACCATGGCGTCGATCTGGGCCGTGCTCAGCGCGCCGATCTGGGCGGTGGCGATGGCGGCGATCTCGCCCGTGGTCAGGGACATGATCTGGGCCAGGCTCAGCGCCTGCAACTGGCTGCTGCCCAGGCCGGCGATCTGGCCGGTGGCCAGGCTGCGGATGTCGAGTAGGTCGATGGCCTGGATCTGGGCCGGGCTGAGCGCGCGCAGCACATCGGTGGACAGGGCGCGCATCTGGGCGCTGCTCAGGGCCTGGATCTGGTCGGTGTTGAAGAAGGTGAACTGGCCGGTGGTGAAGGCGGCGATCTGGGCCGTTTTCAGGCTGGCCACCTGGTCCGGCGTCAAGGCGCCGATCTGGTCGCTGTTCAAGCCCTGGATCTGCACGGTGGTCAAGCCGGTCAAGCCGAGCGCGCCGAGCTGGCTGGTGCTCAGGGCACCCATCTGGCGCGAAGTCAGCGCCGCGATCTGGGTCGAACTCAGGGCGCCGAGCTGGCCCAGCGTGAGCGCAGCCATCTGCTGGGTCTTCAGCGCCTGCACCTGGCCCGTGCTCAAGGCGGCGATATCGACGGCCTCGATGGCGGCGATCTGGAGCGTGCTCATGCCGCCCAGGGTGGCCGGACTCAGGCTGCGCACCTGGGCCGTGTTCAAGGCCACGATCTGGTCGCTGCCGAGGGCGCCGATCTGGACGCTGCTCAGACCGGCCAACTGGTTGGTGCGCAAGGTCGTGATGCGATCCGGCGCCAGCGCGCCGATCTGGTCGGTGGTGAGCGCGGCGATCTGGGCGCTGCGCAGCGGGGCCAGCGAGGCGAAGCTGGCCACCTGGGCCAGCGACAGCGAGGCGATCTGCTGTGTGCTCAGCGAGGCGATCATGGCCGTGCTCAGGGCGCCGAACTGGTCGCTGGTGAGGGCGGCGATCTGCTGCGTTGCCAGGCCTGCGATCTGGGCCGTGCGCAGCGCCTGCAGGTCGGCCAGTTCGATGGCCGCCACCTGGTCCGAGTTCAAGGCATTCAGGGCGGCCGTGCCCAGGGCGCGCCACTGGCTGCTTTGCAGGGCGACGATGCCGGCCGTGCTGATCGCCTGCATCTGGGCCGTGGTCAGCGCCGCCACCTGGTTGCTGCGCAGCGCGGCCAGTACGGCCAGACTCAGCGAGGCGATCTGGTCGGTGGTGAGGGCGGCAATGGCCGCCGTCGAGAACGAGGCCAGCGTGACCAGGGCGCCCAACTGGTCGCTGCTGAGCGCGGCTTTCTGCTCGGGCGTCAGGGCGGCGATCTGGGCCGTGGTGAGCTGGGCGATCTGGGCCGTGCTGAGCGCTGGAATCTGGGCCGTGGTGAGCTGGTTCAGCTGGTTGGTGCGCAGTGCTTGCAAGTCGTCGAAGGCGATGGCGGCCAACTGCTCGCTGCTGAGGGCGCGCAGGGCGTCGCTGCCGAGGACGCGGAACTGGGCCGTGTTGAGGCCGACGATCTGGGTTGTGCTGAGCGCGCCGATCTGGGCCGTGCTGAGCACGGCGATCTGGGCCGTGCGCAGGCCGCTCAGGTCGGCCGTGTTCAAGCTTTGCAGCTGGGCCGTGCTGAGCTGGCCGATCTGGCGCGTGCTCAGCGAAGTGAGGGTCAGGGCGTCGAGCTGGCCCGCCGTCAAGCTGGCCAGCTGCTCATTGCTCAGCGCGCCCACCTCGGCCGAGGTCAGGGCGGCCAGCTGGGCCGTTTGCAGGGCGGCCAGCTGATCGGTCGAGAAGGCGGCGATCTGGCGCGTGCCCATGGCGGCCAGGTCGGCCAGCTCGATGGCGGCGATCTGGGTGGCGTCGAGCGCAGCCAGGGCGTCCGTGCTGAGGGCGCGCACCTGGGCCGTGCCAAGCGCGGCGATATGGCCGGCCGACAGGCCCGGTACTTGGCCGGCCAGTAGCGCGGCGATCTGGGCGCTGCTCAGGCTGGCCCAATCCTGGGTCGTCATACTGGCCAGCTGGTCGCTGCTGAAGGCCTGGATCTGGCGCGTGCTGAAGCCGGCAAAGCTGGCGAAAGCGTCAAGCTGGGCTGAGCTGAGCACGGCGATCTGGTCGCTGTTCAGGGCGCGCACGCCAGCCGTGCTGAGGGCACGGATCTGTGCCGTGCCGAGGGCCGTGATCTGGTCGGTGGTCATGGCGGCGATCTGCTGGCTGCGCAGGCCCGGCACATCGCGCGTTTCGATGCCGCCCAACTGGCTGCTCTGCAAGGCGGCCAGGGCGGCGCTGCTGAGCGCGGCCAGCTGGCTGGCGCTCAAGGCCTTGATCTGGGCCGAACTCAGCACGCCCGCTTGCAGCGGCGACAGGGCCGCCACCTGGCTGCTGCGCAGGGCCGTGATGCTGGCCGTGCCCAGCGAGGCGATCTGGTCGGTGGTGAGGGCGGCGACTTGCGCGCTGCGCAGGGCGTCGAGCGCCTTCAGCGCGGCCAGCTGGGCCGTGGTGAGGGCGGCCACCTGCTCGAGCGTCAAGGCCTGGGTGGCGGCGCTGCCGAGGGCGGCCACTTGCTGGACTTGCAGGTTGCTGAGCTGATCGGTGCTCAGGCTGGCGATCTGGCGCGTCAGCAGCGCGCCCACATCCTGGCTTTCCAGGGCCCGCAGCTGGTCGGTGCTGAGCGCTTGCAGCGCCACGGTGTTCAAGGCTTGCACCTGGCCCGTGCTCAGGGCCACCAGTTGGGCCGTGTTGAGGGCGGCCGCCTGCTCCGGGTTCAAGCCGGCCAACTGGCCGCTGGCCAGGCTGGCCAGATGGCGTGTCGCCAGGCTGGCCACCTGGTCGCTGCTCAGCACCGCCACCTGCTTGCTGCTCCAGGTCGACAAGGTTTTCAGTGCGCCGATCTGGTCGGTGGACAGCAGCGGCAATTGGTCGCTCGTCAGCACGGCGATATCGTTGCTGTTCAGGCTGGCGAACTGGGCGGTGCCCAGGACGCTGAGCTGGCCCGGCTGCAGGGCCGCGATCTGGGCCGTGCGCAGCGCGGCGATGTCGCGCGTTTCGATGACGGCCAGCTGGTTGCTGCCGAGCAGGTTCAGGGCCTGGGTCGACAGGTTGGCGAACTGGGCGGTACTGAGCGCAATGATCTGGTCGCTGTTCAGCGCCTGCCACTGGTAATCCTTGAGCGCGCCGAGCTGCTGGCTGCCGAGGCCGGCAATGGCCTGGGTGGCGAGCACGGCCAGTTGCTCGGGCGCCAGCGCGCCGATCTGGGCCGTCGACAGGCTGGCCAGCGAGGGCAGGGCGGTGAGCTGGTCGGTGCTCAGGGCCGGGATCTGGTCGGTGGTCAGCGCGGCCAGGCCGCGCGTGCCGAGGGCGCGCATCTGGTCGGTGGTGAAGGCCGTGATCTGGCCCGGCTGCAAGGCGGCGATCTGCTGGCTGGCCAGGGCGGCGATGTCGCGGCTTTCGATGGCGGCGATCTGTTCGGTGAGCAGCACGACCAGGGCGGCGCTGCTCAAGCCATTCAACTGGGCGCTGCCGAGGGCGATGATCTGGTCGCTGCTGAGCACCTGCAGCTGGGCCGCGTCGAGGCTGTTCAACTGGCTGCTCGACAGATAGGCGATGCTGTTGGACACCAGGCGCGTCGGATCGAGCGCGCGCAGCGCCTGGGTGCTCAGGGCGCGCAGCTGGCCGGAACTGAGGGTGGCCAACTGATCGCTGTCGAGGCCGGGCAACTGGTCGCTGCTGAGCACGGCGATCTGCTGGCTGCGCAGGCCGGCCAGTTCCTGGGTCGTCAGGGCAGCCAGCTGCCCAGCGCTGAGGGCGGCCAGCTGGCTGCTGGAGAGGGCCGGCATGTCCTGGCTGTCGATGCCGCGGATCTGCGCCGTGTCGAGGGTGGCGATGTGGCTGGTAGTGAGGGCGCCGATCAGGCGGCTGCCCAGCCAGCCGATCTGGTCCGAGGTCAAGGTGGCCAGGTCGGCGTTTTCCAGGTATTTGATTTGGCTG
Encoded here:
- the flgL gene encoding flagellar hook-associated protein FlgL encodes the protein MNMRVSSRTIFETGMNQLSSLQSQLSRTQQQLSTGRRVLTASDDPVASARALEVTQSKEMNDQFKINRQNARASMSHVDLALGTTGDLIKDIKTLIVNAGNPAQTQKDRDALVIELEGRFNDLMGQANTADGNGNFLFSGYRLNTQPFTQTPGGAVYSGDQGLRELQAGSGRQLSISAAGSEVFEGALTGNGTFETKADPANKGRGGSGVISPGSVTDISKLTGHQYTLTFSVVPATPGVPAQTSYTVLDATTGVPVTPAPVPYKSGEAINFDGIQFDVKGDVADQDVFTVAPSKQQSLFTTVRDLITAMKTAGDGPYARADLTNKLNNANQNIDNALDNVLSVRAKMGAGMKELDYLDDAGDGVDIQYQTTLSQLIEIDPVVAISMFTQQQMTLEAAQKSYKNISGLSLFNYI
- a CDS encoding iron-regulated protein frpC; translated protein: MTIVFETQQIAGLTTYQISLLTSDDIKALTPELMPLFSSAQLNALSTSQIKYLENADLATLTSDQIGWLGSRLIGALTTSHIATLDTAQIRGIDSQDMPALSSSQLAALSAGQLAALTTQELAGLRSQQIAVLSSDQLPGLDSDQLATLSSGQLRALSTQALRALDPTRLVSNSIAYLSSSQLNSLDAAQLQVLSSDQIIALGSAQLNGLSSAALVVLLTEQIAAIESRDIAALASQQIAALQPGQITAFTTDQMRALGTRGLAALTTDQIPALSTDQLTALPSLASLSTAQIGALAPEQLAVLATQAIAGLGSQQLGALKDYQWQALNSDQIIALSTAQFANLSTQALNLLGSNQLAVIETRDIAALRTAQIAALQPGQLSVLGTAQFASLNSNDIAVLTSDQLPLLSTDQIGALKTLSTWSSKQVAVLSSDQVASLATRHLASLASGQLAGLNPEQAAALNTAQLVALSTGQVQALNTVALQALSTDQLRALESQDVGALLTRQIASLSTDQLSNLQVQQVAALGSAATQALTLEQVAALTTAQLAALKALDALRSAQVAALTTDQIASLGTASITALRSSQVAALSPLQAGVLSSAQIKALSASQLAALSSAALAALQSSQLGGIETRDVPGLRSQQIAAMTTDQITALGTAQIRALSTAGVRALNSDQIAVLSSAQLDAFASFAGFSTRQIQAFSSDQLASMTTQDWASLSSAQIAALLAGQVPGLSAGHIAALGTAQVRALSTDALAALDATQIAAIELADLAAMGTRQIAAFSTDQLAALQTAQLAALTSAEVGALSNEQLASLTAGQLDALTLTSLSTRQIGQLSTAQLQSLNTADLSGLRTAQIAVLSTAQIGALSTTQIVGLNTAQFRVLGSDALRALSSEQLAAIAFDDLQALRTNQLNQLTTAQIPALSTAQIAQLTTAQIAALTPEQKAALSSDQLGALVTLASFSTAAIAALTTDQIASLSLAVLAALRSNQVAALTTAQMQAISTAGIVALQSSQWRALGTAALNALNSDQVAAIELADLQALRTAQIAGLATQQIAALTSDQFGALSTAMIASLSTQQIASLSLAQVASFASLAPLRSAQIAALTTDQIGALAPDRITTLRTNQLAGLSSVQIGALGSDQIVALNTAQVRSLSPATLGGMSTLQIAAIEAVDIAALSTGQVQALKTQQMAALTLGQLGALSSTQIAALTSRQMGALSTSQLGALGLTGLTTVQIQGLNSDQIGALTPDQVASLKTAQIAAFTTGQFTFFNTDQIQALSSAQMRALSTDVLRALSPAQIQAIDLLDIRSLATGQIAGLGSSQLQALSLAQIMSLTTGEIAAIATAQIGALSTAQIDAMVSLLSLTTAQMAALNTEQLSNLNMADFAALKTSQVAALNSYQAAHLTVGQIAAFSTAQIRALNLRALGNLDASQLQALEAEDLHALLTTQIAALAPAQLAALSTSQLHALSSQAIAVLSPAQLAALSADQLAALGELRDYSTAQIAAMSTDRILVMSVDDLASLSTRQVAAFNSAQLSVFSAGQLQVLSTAQFASLSTAALNGLSAAQIPLIELEDIAALKTSQLAALGSDQLQALNMDQLGVLSSGDVAALRTLQISALTPAQIAALNSRGLTTAQIRSLSDAQLTALPLDKIATLSSVQLAALSDSQVQALTPDQILALETRQFASLSSRAIAALTPAQVAGIELADIAALRSTQVAAFSAAQLGALNTDQIAVINTAAIGVLRIPQIQAITVDQLRALTTAQVRALSTRAIRALDVSQVAAIELDDIAALRSEQIRALYSDQLTALTSDQIIALTDAQVAALSTAQLAALTPEQFAQLGALTAFTSDQIAALPTARIAGLDATQLALLKTSQIAALTSRQMPALSSSQLADLSTAQWRAFHTAALRALSTDQIAALQGDDLAALRSDQFAALKTEQIAALNSDQLQVLTTAELGALTSAQVRALSNAQLASLPGLGGFGSTQVAALSSSQLASLDEAHLSTLSTRQIDALSSRQLSWLTTDQIVALTTAQVRALDPAALAGLSTAQVAAIALDDIAALGTDQIAALRTAQFVALSLDQLGALSTRDIAALNTGQVASLSTAQLAALSTLAALGTQQFAALTSLQLPSLNADKIATLKTAQIAALSTRQIGSLSTEQIAALSTSQMRSLSVAALGALGSAQIAAIELPDLAALSSLQLTALKSAQIAGLTTDQMASLTTRALQALSTAQIRALSADQLTALGTLNSLNTVQIGALGSAQIGALTVELVSAMRSNQFAALGAQGAAGLTTLQLASLGTTLIAAMATKALGALNSDQVQALDINEVQALSTGQFAALGTGQIAALSTVQISALTTNQVRALKAGQIRALTAAQLAAMTVSEFQAFTAAQAAALTTDQLAAMQPEQRDAAGLESPLVLDLDGNGIRTLSLDQGVRFDLDADGRLQHTGWVGQGDGLLALDRNGNGQIDDGSELFGTATRTAGGKAAHGFAALAELDSNADGVIDSQDAAYSQLRVWQDNNADGVSQAGELQGLAALGIARLGTGARATSELEQGNWIGLRGSYERSDGSQGQVADVWFLTARNSDPASLSGKVGALTDALSGYQYGNNATQPGLPTLTPMAAQSLSATDGASLSASVAALTRQLQHFGASTLPAAGLPAADTLSQTARQAPAGGLAHGAALGGNGGSDDWQRRAHPQAPLLAAK